Genomic window (Methanobrevibacter sp. TMH8):
TAGAATTATAGGGATATATTGGACATATTATTAAAAAAACCCCAATATTATTCTTTCTATTCGAATAAACTTCTATAAAATGAATTAAAAATATAAAAAGTTGAACTTATGCTAGAACAAATTATAATCCAAATACAATCCATAATTATTAGTTATGGAGCTATTGGATTATTTATTGGAGGAGTAGTTAAGGAATTTATCCCAATACCTTCCACAGCAATCATTTTAGGAAGTAGCCTTATTTTACTTAAAGGTCAAGCTATTACACTTAATTCTACACTAAATCTTCTATTTATTATAGCTATTCCTGTATCATTAGGAATGACTATTGGAGCCATAATAACATATATACCTTGTTTCTATATGGGAAAACCATTTATAACTAAATGGGGAAAATATATATCTTTAAGATGGGAAGATATAGAGGAAATGGAGAAAAAGTTTGAAAATAGAAGACGAGATGATGTAATTCTTTATTTAATAAGAGCAACCCCCATAATTCCCAGCATAATCCTAAGTGCATTTTGTGGAGT
Coding sequences:
- a CDS encoding VTT domain-containing protein; amino-acid sequence: MLEQIIIQIQSIIISYGAIGLFIGGVVKEFIPIPSTAIILGSSLILLKGQAITLNSTLNLLFIIAIPVSLGMTIGAIITYIPCFYMGKPFITKWGKYISLRWEDIEEMEKKFENRRRDDVILYLIRATPIIPSIILSAFCGVIRYDLKKYIIITFLGGLTRAIIFGIIGWQFGNVLQGYI